The genomic DNA AAGACAAAAGTTTATGCTATAATTTCAATCAGAAATGGTATAAGCCTGCAACAATACGCAGAAATACCGGATTTAGTCTGGGAATAGACTAAATCCATTCCTTGTATTACATTGCAAAAACACGCAGGCGGGTATACGGATAGAAACGTTACTTAACCAATTCACCTGAACGAACCGCAAGGTAAAATTAAAAAGATGGAAAATATTATTGCATGTAATTTGGGCAGCTACCGACAGTTTCGAGACGTGGCATACACCCACTTAGCAGAGATCGGTTTAACGAATGTGGAGATCGGTGTGCCTGCCTCTGAATCTGTTGATGCCCTCCGTGCGGAATTGGACGCGCACGGACTCACCGCCACAAGTCTGCTTGGCAGTTGTGACGTTCAATCTGAAACGGTCGTCTCAGATTTTCAGACGACGCTGGACATCGCTGATCAGATGGGTGTAAAGATTATTTTCGTCAGCGTGCACGCCGGTGAAGCAGATATCAACGCGGTCTATGATCGGCTTCGTGCCATCGGCGAAAACGCTGCCCCGACAGGCATTAAGGTCTGTCTGGAAACACATCCTGATATGGTGCATAATGGCGATATCGCACTTAAAACGATGCAAGCCGTGAATCATCCGAATATTTGCGTCAATTTCGACACGGGGAATGTTTACTACTACAACCACAATGTAACGGCTGTTACGGAAGTCCAGAAAGTCATTGAACACGTTGGTGCCGTCCACCTCAAGGATACAAACGGTGGCTATCGAACCTGGAATTTCCCAGCACTCGGGGAGGGCGTTGTCGATTTTAAAGCGGTATTTCAAACGTTGAACGACGCGGGTTTCTACGGGCCCTTCACGATGGAATTAGAAGGGATCGAGGGTGAAAACCTCGATGCGGCAGGTGCCAAGGCACGGGTGGCAGACTCGCTGCAACACTTGAAAGATATTCGCGTAATTTAAGGGACACAGGAGCAACGAAATGGATACGAATCTTTGTGTTATCCGACTGAGTGAGGGTGAGCGTATCGGTGATGCCCTCGGGAAAGTTTTAGGCACTCCAGACATGACGACGATTGGGGCTTTCGCTGTTTCCAAAGAAAACCCCACCGAACTTCACTATCACGATTTCGACGAGTACTGGTATTTCACAGAAGGCACGACGACAGTGACACTCCGAAACGCTGATGGACAGTCCGAATCTTATCGCATCGGTCCCGGGGATTTAGTTGTTACGCCAAAAGGTGTTGAGCACGGACATACCCCAGACGATGTCGTTAAAGGCGTGCAGTGGGTGAGTGTGATTCCCCCCGATGCTCGTCGTGGACATTTGCATCGAGATTTTTAATTTTACCTTGCGGAGGAATACGCAGAAACACCCAAGCAAAAACACGTGCGTTTAGACTTTAGCGTGCCAGTCTCATATCCGCCTGCGCCGATGTTGCAGGCTACTTTTTAATTTTACCTTGCGGAGGATAGACTATGTTGACAAGATCATCCCCGTTGCCAGTGCGACGCTTAGGACGAACAGAATTAGAGGTTACATGCCTCGGCATGGGAGGCGCAGGCGTTGGTAGAGGTGATGTTACCGACGATGAAGCGATTGAAGCCGTTCACCGAGCCATCGACTTAGGGATAAACTATCTCGACACCGCACCGCTTTACGGTGAAAGCGAAAGACGGGTAGGGCTTGCACTCGCCGACGGCTGGCGTGAGAAGATTTACCTCGCCACGAAGATAGGAACACATCCTGAATGGCGCGGCGATTTTAGTGCATCAGGGACGCGTCGAAGCGTCGAAAATAGCCTACGTCTACTCGGCACCGATTGTCTCGATGTCTGCTTGGTGCATGACCCAGACAGCATGGACCCCGTTGTGGCAAAAGACGGGGCATTCGACGAACTCCAACGCATGCGCGAGGAAGGACTGCTTAAGTTTATCGGACTCGGGGTTCGACAACACGAATTTCACAAAATCGCCATCGAAACCGGTGTCGTTGATGTAATTCTAACGTATTTGGATTACACGCTCCTGAGTCAGACCGCAAACGATTGGTTGTTACCGCTTGCCGCTGAAAACGACATCGGGATTATCAACGGGAGCCCCATTGCGATGGGATTGCTTTCAGGGATTGAGCCAGATGTATCCGCCGAAAGGATGCACTTAGGGAGGTCTGATGCTGAAAAAGCACACCGACTCTGGGAGTGGGCAACCGACAACAATCTGAATGTCCTGAATCTCGCCATTCAATTCTGTTTCCGTCAACCTCGCATCGCGATGAGTCTGACGGGTTCTAAGAATGCCGCAGAAGTAAAGCAGAATTTCGCCGCCGCCACGACCCCCGTTCCCGACGATGTATGGGAACAGTTACAAGCACTGTTATAGACACTGCCGGTTTCGAGTTCAATGAATTTGTAATCCGCCCCTTGCTTATGACAGGTTTGACAGAAAAACGATAGAAGATGGTATAGGGTTTCACACGGATTCAAGATTGTCAGAGCTGTTCAGATACGGGGTCAAGACTTCTTGGAGTTGGAGGCGTGCGTTGCGGAGATGGCTTTTGATGGTGCCTTCAGAACCGTTCAAACGGGCGGCTATGGCTTTAATAGGTAGTTCGTCATGGTAATATAACACGAAGACACGGCGGCGGATGGGGGTGAGTTCGGCGATGGCTTCTCGGAGCTGCGCGCGAAGTTCGGCGCGTTCGAGGTCTCGACACGGGCTGGGGTGTGTCTGTTGGATGCGGTGAGAGTCAATGGCATGTAAGGGTTCAAGGGCGTGGTCGCGCTTTTGCTTGCGGAAGTGATCGGTGATGACATTCTCGGCGATACGATACACCCAGGAATAAAAAGACGACGATTCCTAACAACGTTTATCTATTCCTTTCATTTGATTAAGGGTGTCATGTTGAGGGTGAAGGTTCGGTGTTGA from Candidatus Poribacteria bacterium includes the following:
- a CDS encoding sugar phosphate isomerase/epimerase translates to MENIIACNLGSYRQFRDVAYTHLAEIGLTNVEIGVPASESVDALRAELDAHGLTATSLLGSCDVQSETVVSDFQTTLDIADQMGVKIIFVSVHAGEADINAVYDRLRAIGENAAPTGIKVCLETHPDMVHNGDIALKTMQAVNHPNICVNFDTGNVYYYNHNVTAVTEVQKVIEHVGAVHLKDTNGGYRTWNFPALGEGVVDFKAVFQTLNDAGFYGPFTMELEGIEGENLDAAGAKARVADSLQHLKDIRVI
- a CDS encoding cupin domain-containing protein — translated: MDTNLCVIRLSEGERIGDALGKVLGTPDMTTIGAFAVSKENPTELHYHDFDEYWYFTEGTTTVTLRNADGQSESYRIGPGDLVVTPKGVEHGHTPDDVVKGVQWVSVIPPDARRGHLHRDF
- a CDS encoding aldo/keto reductase — encoded protein: MLTRSSPLPVRRLGRTELEVTCLGMGGAGVGRGDVTDDEAIEAVHRAIDLGINYLDTAPLYGESERRVGLALADGWREKIYLATKIGTHPEWRGDFSASGTRRSVENSLRLLGTDCLDVCLVHDPDSMDPVVAKDGAFDELQRMREEGLLKFIGLGVRQHEFHKIAIETGVVDVILTYLDYTLLSQTANDWLLPLAAENDIGIINGSPIAMGLLSGIEPDVSAERMHLGRSDAEKAHRLWEWATDNNLNVLNLAIQFCFRQPRIAMSLTGSKNAAEVKQNFAAATTPVPDDVWEQLQALL
- a CDS encoding RNA polymerase sigma factor; translation: MYRIAENVITDHFRKQKRDHALEPLHAIDSHRIQQTHPSPCRDLERAELRAQLREAIAELTPIRRRVFVLYYHDELPIKAIAARLNGSEGTIKSHLRNARLQLQEVLTPYLNSSDNLESV